A single region of the Thermococcus paralvinellae genome encodes:
- the hisG gene encoding ATP phosphoribosyltransferase translates to MRFVLPKGRLFKGSLEILRKAGIELKPPENRELMVQNGKYELLLARAFDVPVYVEYGVDVGIAGSDVVEERESDVLVPLELPFGKCRLSLAMPKENVVSVEEMDGFRIATKYPNLARKFFERRGVEVEVIKLHGSIELAPKIGIADAIVDIVETGNTLRANGLVEVEKIMDVSALLLVNRISQKTKFKEINELVLKIKEVVKDEF, encoded by the coding sequence ATGAGATTTGTTCTCCCAAAAGGGCGATTATTCAAGGGTTCACTTGAAATTCTAAGAAAAGCTGGAATCGAGCTTAAACCTCCAGAGAATAGGGAATTGATGGTACAAAATGGTAAATATGAGCTTCTTCTTGCCAGAGCATTTGATGTCCCGGTTTACGTTGAGTATGGCGTTGACGTTGGCATAGCTGGAAGTGATGTCGTTGAGGAAAGGGAAAGTGACGTCCTTGTTCCTCTTGAGTTGCCTTTTGGAAAGTGCCGCTTAAGCTTAGCGATGCCCAAAGAAAATGTAGTTAGCGTTGAAGAGATGGACGGGTTTAGGATTGCTACTAAATACCCAAACCTTGCAAGGAAGTTCTTTGAAAGGAGAGGAGTAGAGGTTGAAGTGATAAAGCTTCACGGAAGCATCGAACTTGCTCCAAAAATTGGGATTGCAGATGCCATCGTTGATATAGTCGAGACTGGAAACACGTTGAGGGCTAACGGCTTAGTTGAGGTAGAGAAGATTATGGATGTTTCCGCTCTGCTTTTGGTGAATAGAATTTCCCAAAAGACCAAGTTTAAGGAGATTAACGAGCTTGTTTTAAAAATTAAGGAGGTTGTCAAAGATGAATTTTGA
- a CDS encoding ATP phosphoribosyltransferase regulatory subunit produces the protein MKKDLFSESERLADITKYLRRTFELWGYREIFLPTIEEFSEQLRKGTKFAYNNEFYVIKPDLTSQILANLKEPRRLKLYYISEVLNGGIKGKWQAGVEFIGGEDIKMQVEVLLTVITSLEALGIEDFYIDVGSLKVWENAIKGIEEFKAEIFRALTRRNFEIIERLPINEEKKEELWQLFNFRGKSCGYEKLNKIIEAVDDERVFIDFGTIRPLPYYSDVIFEVYSPKIGKPLGGGGEYTFKGVSAFGFAFDLNALSKLFDGKIEKSRKRIRGEIKEVYKLAKELVKLGIPVEVEE, from the coding sequence GTGAAGAAGGATTTATTTTCCGAATCAGAGAGATTAGCAGATATTACAAAGTATTTAAGGCGAACATTTGAGCTTTGGGGTTATAGAGAGATATTTTTGCCAACGATAGAAGAGTTCAGCGAGCAGCTTAGAAAAGGAACAAAATTTGCTTACAACAATGAATTTTACGTAATAAAACCAGACTTAACATCTCAGATACTTGCAAACCTCAAGGAGCCTAGGAGACTTAAGCTCTACTACATCAGCGAAGTGCTGAACGGAGGGATTAAAGGAAAATGGCAGGCTGGAGTTGAGTTTATTGGCGGAGAAGATATCAAAATGCAAGTTGAGGTTCTTTTAACTGTTATAACTTCCCTCGAAGCACTTGGCATTGAGGACTTTTACATTGACGTTGGCAGCTTAAAAGTCTGGGAAAATGCTATTAAGGGGATCGAAGAATTCAAGGCAGAAATTTTCAGAGCCTTGACGAGAAGAAACTTTGAAATCATCGAGAGACTGCCTATAAACGAGGAGAAGAAAGAAGAGCTCTGGCAGCTCTTTAATTTCAGGGGAAAGAGCTGTGGATACGAGAAGCTCAACAAGATTATCGAGGCAGTTGACGATGAGAGAGTCTTCATAGACTTCGGCACAATAAGACCTCTCCCTTACTACAGTGACGTAATCTTTGAGGTCTATTCTCCAAAGATTGGAAAGCCACTCGGAGGCGGTGGAGAGTATACATTTAAAGGGGTCAGCGCTTTTGGATTCGCCTTTGACTTAAATGCACTCTCAAAGCTCTTCGACGGCAAAATAGAGAAGAGCAGAAAGAGAATCAGAGGGGAGATAAAAGAAGTATACAAGCTTGCGAAAGAGCTCGTAAAGCTTGGCATTCCGGTGGAGGTGGAAGAATGA